A single region of the Oenococcus kitaharae DSM 17330 genome encodes:
- a CDS encoding NADH-dependent oxidoreductase, producing MSKYDKLFEKITLGNGTAVQNRFMLAPMCDDSSNGGKVTDQQVEYLRIRAANVGVADTGYAYVNDSGIQIQGQLSAAHDDDIPGLTKLAAAMKAGGAKAILQFSHAGRDAMGSQKYGNRVYAPSKVDFPWVHYDFDEMSQADIEQVLDDYKNATRRAIEAGFDGIEIHNCNHDLLQQFFSTYSNRRTDKWGGSLEKRMAFPLAVLKSLKEAVAEADKSDFIIGWRISPEERHGDSVGYDVDDMIAQTKEVLKVGIDYLNLSLNLAAGYNNAKRPDYNAVPVGHTKRFATIFRELAGNVPVYVGTNIFTADQAMDAVDDEKGESGVYVGREMLIDPEFVLKIKENREDEIVRTTTIQHLKDVKLPDGFVDNYADTDGSTRSVSYRKGIPLPGLD from the coding sequence TTGAGTAAATACGATAAACTTTTCGAAAAAATCACATTAGGCAATGGCACGGCAGTTCAAAACCGATTTATGCTGGCACCCATGTGTGACGATTCTTCTAATGGCGGCAAGGTAACTGATCAGCAGGTTGAATATCTGCGGATTCGCGCAGCAAACGTCGGCGTGGCCGATACGGGCTATGCTTATGTGAATGATTCTGGGATCCAGATTCAGGGTCAATTAAGTGCAGCTCACGATGATGACATTCCCGGTTTGACTAAACTGGCAGCTGCGATGAAGGCTGGCGGAGCCAAAGCTATTTTGCAGTTTTCTCATGCAGGCCGAGATGCGATGGGCTCGCAAAAATATGGGAATCGTGTCTATGCGCCAAGCAAGGTCGATTTTCCTTGGGTTCATTATGACTTTGATGAAATGAGCCAAGCCGACATCGAGCAGGTGCTGGATGATTATAAGAATGCGACAAGGCGCGCGATCGAAGCTGGATTTGATGGGATTGAAATCCATAACTGCAACCACGATTTGCTGCAGCAGTTCTTCTCTACCTATTCAAATCGCAGGACTGATAAGTGGGGCGGCTCATTGGAAAAACGGATGGCTTTTCCATTAGCCGTATTGAAAAGTCTGAAAGAGGCTGTTGCTGAAGCTGATAAATCTGATTTTATTATCGGCTGGCGTATCAGCCCTGAAGAGCGTCATGGCGATTCAGTTGGATATGATGTGGATGATATGATCGCACAGACTAAAGAAGTCCTCAAAGTCGGAATTGATTATTTGAATCTGTCGTTGAATTTGGCCGCTGGCTACAATAATGCCAAACGCCCAGATTACAACGCTGTTCCAGTTGGACATACGAAAAGATTCGCTACTATTTTCCGCGAACTAGCCGGTAACGTACCAGTCTATGTCGGCACAAATATTTTCACTGCTGACCAGGCCATGGATGCTGTTGATGACGAGAAAGGCGAATCCGGTGTCTATGTTGGCCGTGAAATGCTGATTGACCCGGAATTTGTTCTTAAGATCAAAGAAAATCGTGAAGATGAGATCGTTCGAACGACTACCATTCAGCACTTAAAGGATGTTAAACTGCCTGATGGTTTCGTTGACAATTATGCTGATACCGATGGTTCGACACGCAGCGTTTCCTATCGTAAGGGTATTCCGCTCCCAGGATTGGATTAA